Proteins found in one Elusimicrobiota bacterium genomic segment:
- the glmU gene encoding bifunctional UDP-N-acetylglucosamine diphosphorylase/glucosamine-1-phosphate N-acetyltransferase GlmU, whose protein sequence is MSATKKGQGQLCVLILAAGQGTRMESTIPKVLHHVGGRPMLFYVLRIANALKPGSIGVVVGHEAGQVKDASMEMLKSVGIARPLQMIHQKKQMGSGNAVLEALPYLKKFKTAMVMCGDTPLLTYESIYNLYLTHEQLKGQATLLTARLQNPKGYGRIVRGALGEVQRIVEESVASPKELALTEVNSGAYCFEVDALVQGLKEIGAKGPKKEHFLTDVMEAIRGKGGRIHAYTSSNSEEIQGINNRAQLSTAERVLNKRMLERLMISGVTIRDPQSTHVDADVEIGQDTVIYPGTILRGHTKIGRMCRIGPYTHIEDTQIGNECEVRFSYVIQSRLLEKTSVGPFAHIRPESTIGPRARVGNFTEVKASRIGFGSKVNHLSYIGDADIAEDVNIGAGTITCNYDGKEKHKTTIGAKAFIGSNVNLIAPVKVGRGAKVAAGSTVTEDVPDEALAIARARQVNKT, encoded by the coding sequence ATGAGCGCGACGAAAAAGGGCCAAGGCCAGCTGTGCGTGCTGATCCTCGCCGCGGGTCAGGGCACCCGGATGGAATCCACCATCCCGAAGGTTCTGCACCACGTCGGCGGACGCCCCATGCTGTTCTACGTCCTGCGCATCGCCAACGCCCTCAAGCCGGGCTCGATCGGCGTCGTCGTCGGCCATGAGGCCGGCCAGGTCAAGGACGCGTCGATGGAGATGCTCAAGTCCGTCGGCATCGCCCGTCCGCTGCAGATGATCCACCAGAAGAAGCAGATGGGCTCCGGCAACGCCGTCCTCGAGGCGCTTCCATACCTGAAGAAGTTCAAGACCGCGATGGTGATGTGCGGCGACACGCCGCTGCTCACTTACGAATCCATCTACAACCTCTATCTGACCCATGAGCAGCTCAAGGGGCAGGCCACGCTCCTGACGGCGCGCCTGCAGAACCCGAAGGGCTACGGCCGCATCGTGCGCGGCGCCCTCGGCGAGGTGCAGCGCATCGTCGAGGAAAGCGTCGCTTCCCCGAAGGAACTCGCGCTCACCGAGGTCAACTCGGGCGCGTACTGCTTCGAGGTCGACGCCCTCGTGCAGGGCCTCAAGGAGATCGGCGCCAAGGGCCCGAAGAAGGAGCACTTCCTGACCGACGTGATGGAGGCCATCCGCGGCAAGGGCGGGCGCATCCACGCGTACACGTCCTCGAACTCCGAGGAGATCCAGGGCATCAATAACCGCGCCCAGCTCTCCACCGCCGAGCGCGTATTGAACAAGCGCATGTTGGAGAGGCTGATGATCTCCGGCGTCACGATCCGCGACCCGCAGTCCACGCACGTCGACGCCGACGTCGAGATCGGCCAGGACACGGTCATCTACCCCGGCACCATCCTGCGCGGCCACACGAAGATCGGCCGCATGTGCCGCATCGGGCCCTACACGCACATCGAGGACACCCAGATCGGCAACGAGTGCGAGGTCCGCTTCTCCTACGTGATCCAGTCGCGCCTGCTCGAGAAGACCTCGGTCGGGCCGTTCGCCCACATCCGCCCGGAGTCCACGATCGGGCCCCGCGCGCGCGTCGGCAACTTCACCGAGGTCAAGGCGTCGAGGATCGGCTTCGGCTCCAAGGTCAACCACCTCTCCTACATCGGCGACGCCGACATCGCCGAGGACGTCAACATCGGCGCGGGCACGATCACCTGCAACTACGACGGCAAGGAGAAGCACAAGACGACGATCGGCGCGAAGGCGTTCATCGGCTCCAACGTGAACCTGATCGCGCCGGTGAAGGTCGGGCGCGGGGCGAAGGTCGCCGCCGGCTCGACCGTGACCGAGGACGTCCCCGACGAGGCTCTCGCGATCGCGCGCGCCCGCCAGGTGAACAAGACCTGA
- a CDS encoding septation protein SpoVG family protein, with protein sequence MEITEIRVHLRNEDKLKAFATVTFDHCFVVRNMKVIASDKGLILCMPSRKMPDGSFKDVAHPITVEFRSFLESKVFACYEREVLQAAAGNKADSRVV encoded by the coding sequence TTGGAGATCACGGAAATCCGCGTCCACCTGCGCAACGAGGACAAGCTCAAGGCGTTCGCCACCGTCACGTTCGACCACTGCTTCGTGGTCCGCAATATGAAAGTGATCGCGAGCGACAAAGGGCTCATACTCTGCATGCCGTCCCGGAAGATGCCCGACGGCAGCTTCAAGGACGTGGCGCATCCGATCACCGTCGAATTCAGGTCGTTTCTGGAGAGCAAAGTGTTCGCCTGCTACGAGCGGGAGGTTCTCCAGGCCGCTGCAGGGAACAAGGCAGACTCCCGGGTGGTGTAA
- the ispE gene encoding 4-(cytidine 5'-diphospho)-2-C-methyl-D-erythritol kinase, which yields MKQQCPAKVNLFLEVTGRRKDGYHTLATLFAKINIYDVLDMEVVNGNKPTLEIVDELGTMPLSAGPDNLVLRAARAFYREFRVGVGVKIVLYKRIPMGAGLGGGSSDAAGTLLGLARLLQIDLTAAKKKKLHDIAVKLGADVPFFLKDANFCRATGIGDRLKPIKIAKSLPFMVLVWPGFPSPTGPVFTAVPPRRRSDILTRLSQLDKLIRRLKSGRPVEEWGGLLFNRLEQAELPVMKEVAQARRILESAGVKGVRMSGSGSSVFGFIGSHAEGVRVVRRLQAYPWKVYLTSCHG from the coding sequence ATGAAGCAGCAGTGCCCCGCGAAGGTCAACCTGTTCCTCGAGGTCACGGGGCGGCGCAAGGACGGCTACCACACGTTGGCCACCCTCTTCGCCAAGATCAACATCTACGACGTACTCGACATGGAGGTCGTCAACGGCAATAAGCCGACCCTCGAGATCGTGGACGAGTTGGGCACCATGCCCCTGTCCGCCGGGCCCGACAACTTGGTCCTGCGCGCCGCGCGGGCCTTCTATCGGGAGTTCCGGGTGGGCGTCGGCGTCAAGATCGTGCTGTACAAGCGCATCCCGATGGGCGCCGGCCTCGGCGGCGGGTCCTCGGACGCGGCGGGCACTCTTCTCGGATTAGCCAGGCTTTTGCAGATCGATCTGACGGCGGCCAAGAAGAAGAAGCTGCACGACATCGCGGTCAAGCTGGGCGCGGACGTCCCGTTCTTCCTGAAGGACGCCAACTTCTGCCGCGCCACCGGGATCGGCGACCGTCTGAAGCCCATCAAGATCGCCAAATCCCTTCCTTTTATGGTCCTGGTCTGGCCCGGCTTCCCGTCGCCGACCGGCCCGGTCTTCACCGCCGTGCCGCCCCGCCGCCGAAGCGATATATTGACGCGCTTGTCTCAACTTGATAAACTCATCCGTCGTCTGAAAAGCGGCCGTCCCGTCGAGGAATGGGGGGGTCTTCTTTTCAACCGCCTGGAGCAGGCGGAGTTGCCGGTCATGAAAGAAGTCGCACAAGCCCGACGCATCCTGGAGTCAGCGGGTGTGAAGGGGGTGCGCATGTCGGGTTCGGGTTCTTCGGTCTTCGGGTTTATCGGCTCGCACGCCGAAGGCGTGCGTGTGGTCCGGCGGCTCCAGGCTTACCCCTGGAAAGTCTATTTGACGAGCTGTCACGGCTGA